The Acidobacteriota bacterium genome contains a region encoding:
- a CDS encoding mechanosensitive ion channel, translating into MREKLLESYNGLMDSVVTAAPKVVIGILLFLVALIVAKIVEKVLRAILTRVRFDKLVQKAGIDKTLQRMGLRRELNEFVPRLVYFLLLFLLAKILADVLGLTAISQALTSFFVYLPNLIAALLLIVIGSAAGQFVGEMIARAGEEAGLEFGRQLGRLVSALIIFIVGIMALGQLKMETEMIHLVASIVLGGIVIAFALSFGLGARDVTRNLLAGFYARKVLQVGNQLEISGQRGVLKAVTPTHTLIENGNRTISVSNTRFIDEIMTQEPPDS; encoded by the coding sequence GTGAGAGAAAAGCTACTCGAATCGTACAACGGCCTGATGGATTCTGTGGTCACTGCTGCGCCCAAAGTCGTCATTGGGATCCTGCTGTTCCTTGTCGCGCTCATCGTGGCCAAGATCGTCGAAAAGGTGTTGCGGGCAATCCTCACCCGTGTCCGTTTTGACAAACTTGTGCAGAAAGCCGGTATCGACAAGACGCTCCAGCGCATGGGTTTGAGGCGCGAGCTGAACGAATTCGTACCGCGTTTGGTCTATTTTCTGTTGCTGTTCCTGTTGGCCAAGATCCTGGCCGATGTTTTAGGCCTGACCGCTATTTCGCAGGCATTGACCTCTTTCTTTGTGTACCTGCCCAACCTGATCGCCGCGCTGTTGTTGATCGTGATCGGCAGCGCCGCAGGTCAGTTTGTAGGAGAAATGATTGCCCGGGCAGGCGAGGAGGCCGGTCTGGAATTTGGGCGTCAACTGGGACGGTTGGTCTCCGCCCTGATCATCTTCATCGTGGGCATCATGGCTCTCGGCCAGCTCAAGATGGAAACGGAGATGATTCACCTGGTGGCCAGCATCGTGCTGGGTGGGATCGTCATCGCCTTCGCCCTGTCCTTTGGGCTTGGTGCACGGGACGTAACGCGCAACCTACTTGCGGGCTTTTACGCGCGTAAGGTGTTGCAAGTGGGCAACCAGCTTGAGATCTCCGGCCAGCGCGGTGTGCTCAAGGCTGTCACTCCCACACATACGTTGATCGAGAATGGGAACCGCACGATCAGTGTGTCCAACACTCGATTCATCGACGAGATTATGACCCAGGAGCCGCCCGACTCCTGA
- a CDS encoding RNA polymerase sigma factor, translated as MEDRQPDPDAELVSDAQAAADGDHRPFEALVARYQEKVVTNCRYMTRSSADAEDLAQDVFLKAYFGLPGFGGRSSFKSWLLRIKANHCLNFLKRRAGEKRVDIDDVSEAASELHVEPKAESLVHAVDERGRIVAVLDLMSDTLRVPLILRDLDGMAYQEIADVLGVRLSAAKMRIKRARETFQEMHRETESSRGSDT; from the coding sequence GTGGAAGATCGTCAACCGGATCCGGACGCGGAGTTGGTCTCGGACGCTCAGGCTGCCGCGGATGGGGACCATCGTCCATTCGAGGCGCTGGTTGCGCGTTACCAGGAGAAGGTCGTGACCAATTGCCGCTACATGACCCGCTCGTCGGCGGATGCCGAGGATCTGGCCCAGGATGTGTTTCTTAAAGCTTACTTTGGACTGCCCGGATTCGGCGGACGTTCCAGCTTCAAGTCCTGGCTGCTGCGTATCAAGGCCAACCATTGCTTGAACTTCCTCAAACGCCGGGCGGGAGAGAAACGAGTCGATATCGACGACGTCAGCGAGGCGGCGTCGGAGTTGCATGTAGAGCCTAAGGCGGAGAGCTTGGTCCATGCGGTGGACGAGCGGGGCCGCATCGTGGCGGTGCTGGACCTCATGTCCGACACGCTGCGCGTTCCATTGATTTTGCGCGATCTGGATGGGATGGCCTATCAGGAGATCGCCGACGTGTTGGGTGTTCGGCTGTCCGCCGCGAAAATGCGGATCAAGCGGGCCCGCGAGACGTTCCAGGAGATGCACCGCGAAACCGAGAGCTCTAGAGGATCGGACACATGA